One window from the genome of Fundidesulfovibrio magnetotacticus encodes:
- a CDS encoding YkgJ family cysteine cluster protein, producing MNQTKDAYVCARCAAVGATCCRLNPGQEDICFPVSELERQRIVEYGPRLGGLTGAPNSKSFLDNLRRLFPGDRALVTRRFPPHGEHLRLATRPDGACAFLAPDGCVLPREARPYYCRLFPFWISAGAVTAFEARGCLACTEARTVAGMLELLGMTPANVRELHGRLRLAWGLVPGGPEEPLPAKVENNA from the coding sequence ATGAACCAGACCAAGGACGCCTACGTCTGCGCCCGTTGCGCGGCGGTAGGCGCCACCTGCTGCCGCCTCAACCCGGGCCAGGAAGATATCTGCTTCCCGGTCTCGGAACTGGAGCGCCAGCGCATCGTGGAGTACGGGCCCCGGCTGGGGGGGCTCACCGGGGCGCCAAACTCCAAGTCCTTCTTGGACAACCTGCGCAGGCTCTTCCCCGGGGACCGCGCCCTGGTGACGCGGCGCTTCCCGCCCCACGGCGAGCATCTGCGCCTGGCCACGCGGCCCGACGGGGCCTGCGCCTTCCTGGCCCCGGACGGCTGCGTGCTGCCCCGGGAGGCAAGGCCTTATTATTGCCGTCTCTTTCCGTTTTGGATATCGGCAGGGGCCGTCACGGCGTTCGAGGCGCGGGGCTGCCTGGCCTGCACCGAGGCCCGCACCGTGGCGGGCATGCTGGAACTCTTGGGAATGACCCCGGCAAACGTCCGGGAATTGCACGGGCGGTTGCGCCTGGCCTGGGGCCTCGTCCCCGGGGGGCCGGAGGAGCCGCTTCCGGCCAAAGTGGAGAACAATGCGTAA
- the eno gene encoding phosphopyruvate hydratase: protein MSTIAAVWAREILDSRGNPTVEVEVTLDSGAVGRAAVPSGASTGSREALELRDGEKDRYDGKGVSRAVENVQGEIAEAVVGMEALRQTALDNLLIELDGTENKGRLGANAMLGVSMANARAAANFLGLPLYNYLGGVNAKVLPVPLMNIINGGAHAPNNLDIQEFMILPVGADTFADALRMGAETFHALKKILAKDGHMTAVGDEGGFAPNLASHEQAFDYILKAIEAAGYKPGAEIALAIDAAASEFFKDGKYTFAGEKRVFSSSELVDYYLGLTRKYPLISIEDGLAEGDWDGWKLLTDQLGDAIQLVGDDVFVTNPDILADGINEGIANSILIKLNQIGTLTETLDCIEMAKQAAYTTVISHRSGETEDSFIADLAVAVNAGQIKTGSLCRSDRLAKYNQLLRIEEELEDEALYYGPVMAAQWFDEEGEE, encoded by the coding sequence ATGAGCACCATCGCTGCTGTCTGGGCCAGGGAAATCCTCGACTCGCGCGGCAACCCCACCGTGGAGGTGGAGGTCACCCTGGATTCCGGCGCCGTTGGCCGCGCGGCCGTGCCCTCGGGCGCGTCCACCGGCTCGCGCGAGGCTCTTGAGCTTCGCGACGGCGAGAAGGACCGCTACGACGGCAAGGGCGTCAGCCGCGCCGTGGAGAACGTGCAGGGCGAGATCGCCGAAGCCGTGGTGGGCATGGAGGCCCTGCGCCAGACCGCCCTGGACAACCTGCTCATCGAGCTCGACGGCACCGAGAACAAGGGCCGCCTGGGGGCCAACGCCATGCTGGGCGTCTCCATGGCCAACGCCCGCGCCGCCGCCAACTTCCTGGGCCTGCCCCTCTACAACTACCTGGGCGGCGTGAACGCCAAGGTGCTGCCCGTGCCGCTCATGAACATCATCAACGGCGGCGCGCACGCCCCCAACAACCTGGACATCCAGGAATTCATGATCCTGCCCGTGGGCGCGGACACCTTCGCCGACGCCCTGCGCATGGGCGCGGAGACCTTCCACGCCCTCAAGAAGATCCTCGCCAAGGACGGCCACATGACCGCCGTGGGCGACGAGGGCGGCTTCGCCCCCAACCTGGCCAGCCACGAGCAGGCCTTCGACTACATCCTCAAGGCCATCGAGGCCGCTGGCTACAAGCCCGGCGCGGAGATCGCCCTGGCCATCGACGCCGCCGCCTCCGAGTTCTTCAAGGACGGCAAGTACACCTTCGCGGGCGAGAAGCGCGTGTTCAGCTCCTCCGAGCTGGTGGACTACTACCTGGGCCTCACCAGGAAGTACCCCCTCATCTCCATCGAGGACGGCCTGGCCGAGGGCGACTGGGACGGCTGGAAGCTCCTCACCGACCAGCTGGGCGACGCCATCCAGCTGGTGGGCGACGACGTGTTCGTCACCAACCCGGACATCCTGGCCGACGGCATCAACGAGGGCATCGCCAACTCGATCCTCATCAAGCTGAACCAGATCGGCACCCTCACCGAAACGCTCGACTGCATCGAGATGGCCAAGCAGGCCGCCTACACCACCGTGATCTCCCACCGCTCCGGCGAGACGGAAGATTCCTTCATCGCCGACCTGGCCGTGGCCGTGAACGCGGGCCAGATCAAGACCGGTTCGCTCTGCCGCTCAGACCGCCTGGCCAAGTACAACCAGCTCCTGCGCATCGAGGAGGAGCTGGAGGACGAGGCCCTCTACTACGGCCCCGTCATGGCCGCCCAGTGGTTCGACGAGGAAGGCGAGGAGTAG
- a CDS encoding radical SAM protein — protein MENLYSQVKIFHYRERLDALEQGRALPPLHVRLKPINACNHRCSYCCYRSDSLFLGELLSEKDSIPRAKMLEMAADMIEVGVRAVTFTGGGEPLIYPHFAEAASRLLEGGVKVATLTNGSALRGEAADVLAAGASWVRVSMDSLDGPSIARSRGLKPEEFDRIIENLRAFAKRKHADCELGINFILTADNAHRVYEFFRLMKETGADHVKVSGCVVGTTARENNDYHAPHFRMAAEGIARAAAELADASFKVVDKFHEMDGQYAKTYDYCPFVSVFLNVIGADQNVYTCQDKAYTRSGLLGSVRDRSLKEFWLSEEYARAVRGVRPCDACAHHCVQHGKNLALLDYLGTDRRHLDFV, from the coding sequence ATGGAAAACCTCTACAGCCAGGTGAAGATCTTTCACTACCGCGAGCGCCTGGACGCCCTGGAGCAGGGCCGGGCGCTGCCGCCCCTGCACGTGCGGCTCAAGCCCATCAACGCCTGCAACCACCGCTGCTCCTACTGCTGCTACCGCAGCGACAGCCTCTTCCTGGGCGAACTGCTCTCCGAGAAGGACAGCATCCCCCGCGCCAAGATGCTGGAGATGGCCGCCGACATGATCGAAGTGGGCGTGCGGGCCGTCACCTTCACCGGCGGCGGCGAACCGCTCATCTATCCCCATTTCGCCGAGGCGGCATCCCGGCTCCTGGAGGGCGGGGTGAAGGTGGCCACCCTGACCAACGGCTCTGCCCTGCGCGGCGAGGCCGCCGACGTGCTGGCCGCCGGGGCCAGCTGGGTGCGCGTTTCCATGGACTCCCTGGACGGCCCCTCCATCGCCCGCTCGCGCGGGCTCAAGCCCGAAGAGTTCGACCGGATCATTGAGAATCTGCGCGCCTTCGCCAAACGCAAGCACGCCGACTGCGAGCTGGGCATCAACTTCATCCTCACGGCCGACAACGCCCACCGCGTCTATGAGTTCTTCAGGCTCATGAAGGAGACGGGCGCGGACCACGTGAAGGTCTCGGGCTGCGTGGTGGGCACCACGGCCAGGGAAAACAACGACTACCACGCCCCCCACTTCCGCATGGCGGCCGAGGGCATCGCCCGGGCGGCGGCGGAGCTGGCCGACGCCTCCTTCAAGGTGGTGGACAAGTTCCACGAAATGGACGGGCAGTACGCCAAAACCTACGACTATTGCCCCTTCGTGAGCGTGTTCCTCAACGTGATCGGGGCCGACCAGAACGTGTACACCTGCCAGGACAAGGCGTACACCCGTTCCGGGCTGCTGGGCTCGGTGCGCGACCGCTCGCTCAAGGAGTTCTGGCTCTCGGAGGAGTACGCCCGGGCCGTGCGCGGGGTGCGCCCCTGCGACGCGTGCGCCCACCACTGCGTGCAGCACGGCAAGAACCTGGCCCTGCTGGACTACCTGGGCACCGACAGGCGGCATCTGGATTTCGTGTAG
- a CDS encoding iron-sulfur cluster assembly scaffold protein: protein MSTRVKDSFAQLIRPVDNFNAEGVHGCTTCKKAITLQLRIVDEKVEEAGGKAEGCFYSRQCLAALISMIKGMSIYDLYPMTNADLRPHLAVVKDDYDCDVFTIGALKLALRDYEKKMAA, encoded by the coding sequence ATGAGCACTCGCGTGAAGGATTCGTTCGCCCAGCTGATTCGTCCCGTCGATAATTTCAACGCCGAAGGCGTGCACGGCTGCACGACCTGCAAAAAGGCCATCACGTTGCAGCTTCGCATCGTCGATGAGAAGGTCGAGGAAGCCGGCGGCAAGGCCGAGGGCTGCTTCTACAGCCGCCAGTGTCTGGCCGCGCTGATCTCCATGATCAAGGGCATGTCCATCTACGACCTCTACCCCATGACCAACGCCGACCTCCGTCCCCACCTCGCCGTGGTCAAGGACGACTACGACTGCGACGTTTTCACCATCGGCGCTCTCAAGCTCGCCCTGCGCGACTACGAGAAGAAGATGGCCGCCTAA
- a CDS encoding SDR family oxidoreductase — protein MAFHRGHGLRPFLVLGAGGLLGAAIAQRLGARAVALARADLDIADVARFREALALHRPLAVINAAGLSHGGEDELMEHNARRPARLAEACVEAGCGFVFLSSSRVFGDASPGARSECDPPSPAEAYGASKLAGEEAVRAVLGDTGAWVARISMALGHRAARGESQIVNRLLEAARSGAREVLAASDVRHSPVHARDAAALVERMLLDHPPGTYHITGATPVTLEHLVRRVFASAGLNCAVQGVESARFGGPALPDLTLTTRLLPPAGPWEEAADRLAEDYREAWGGGK, from the coding sequence ATGGCGTTTCATCGAGGACACGGGCTCCGGCCCTTCCTGGTGCTCGGGGCCGGGGGGCTCCTGGGCGCGGCCATCGCCCAGCGCCTGGGCGCGCGCGCCGTGGCCCTGGCCCGCGCGGACCTGGATATCGCCGACGTGGCCCGCTTTCGCGAGGCCTTAGCGCTCCATCGCCCGCTGGCGGTGATCAACGCCGCAGGACTCTCCCACGGCGGCGAGGACGAGCTGATGGAGCACAACGCGAGGCGTCCCGCCCGGCTGGCCGAGGCCTGCGTGGAGGCTGGCTGCGGCTTCGTGTTCTTGAGCAGCTCCCGCGTGTTCGGAGACGCCTCTCCCGGGGCGCGCTCCGAGTGCGACCCGCCGAGCCCGGCCGAGGCCTACGGCGCGAGCAAGCTTGCGGGCGAGGAGGCCGTACGGGCGGTGCTGGGCGATACGGGGGCCTGGGTGGCGCGCATTTCCATGGCTCTGGGCCACCGGGCGGCGCGCGGGGAATCCCAGATCGTGAACCGCCTGCTGGAGGCGGCCCGCTCGGGCGCGCGGGAGGTGCTTGCGGCCTCGGACGTGCGCCACTCCCCGGTGCACGCGCGCGACGCGGCGGCCCTGGTGGAGCGCATGCTGCTCGACCACCCTCCGGGAACCTACCACATCACCGGGGCCACGCCCGTGACCCTGGAGCACCTGGTGCGCCGCGTCTTCGCGAGCGCGGGCCTGAACTGCGCCGTGCAGGGCGTGGAGTCGGCCCGCTTCGGCGGCCCCGCCCTGCCGGACCTGACCCTGACCACCCGCCTCCTGCCCCCCGCCGGACCCTGGGAAGAGGCCGCCGACCGGCTGGCGGAGGACTACCGGGAAGCGTGGGGGGGCGGAAAGTAG
- a CDS encoding FkbM family methyltransferase yields MSACAELYAEFISDVTSLPARINVAVYGTGKVGQGVVLALKKCRPDISFDFYFDSFNKGSQDGSPIYVFADNKSLARKVDIVIIASAFWPDIEKILIDAAVRNYIICNADPMNRSLFNDDQQKHYAPTVEANLQSLEDYSSRETYKVCYAMRCMFVPRRQQADVYKTPDSILDKGGQYLRYVNWNKVYTAIDGGVFDGKTTEDFLQKMPPGALVIGFEADQSNVEKFNLRNQFAGPSRKLEARALWRSNCLVELTPLGSASSTREGTPNQTGLSVPAITLDEYVRTNGLKKIDLIKLDVEGSETAILEGAEETIREHRPQLAICIYHSAAEFATIPELLRTTLPGYKHYVAHYGKEIFDETVWYSIPEECVES; encoded by the coding sequence ATGAGCGCTTGTGCTGAACTGTATGCTGAATTTATTAGTGATGTCACATCACTCCCTGCCCGAATAAACGTGGCAGTTTACGGAACCGGAAAAGTGGGGCAAGGAGTGGTCCTCGCTTTAAAAAAGTGTCGTCCTGACATCTCTTTCGATTTCTATTTTGATAGCTTCAATAAAGGAAGCCAGGATGGTTCTCCAATATATGTCTTTGCAGACAACAAAAGTCTAGCGCGAAAGGTAGACATTGTTATCATTGCGTCGGCCTTTTGGCCAGATATTGAAAAAATCCTTATTGATGCCGCCGTGAGGAACTACATAATTTGCAATGCTGACCCGATGAATCGATCTCTTTTCAATGATGACCAACAAAAACATTACGCGCCGACAGTCGAAGCAAACCTGCAAAGCCTGGAAGACTACTCTTCACGGGAAACGTATAAGGTGTGCTATGCGATGCGCTGCATGTTTGTACCGCGAAGACAGCAGGCCGACGTGTACAAAACACCTGACTCCATACTGGACAAAGGAGGGCAATATCTCAGATACGTCAACTGGAACAAGGTCTATACAGCCATTGACGGAGGAGTGTTTGACGGAAAAACAACCGAGGACTTTCTGCAAAAAATGCCACCTGGGGCACTAGTCATCGGTTTTGAGGCGGATCAATCAAATGTCGAGAAATTCAACCTTCGTAATCAATTTGCCGGACCGTCAAGAAAGCTGGAGGCCCGGGCTCTGTGGCGCTCAAATTGCTTAGTCGAGTTGACCCCTCTGGGAAGTGCGTCAAGCACCAGAGAGGGCACTCCAAATCAAACGGGATTGAGTGTCCCAGCCATCACTCTTGACGAATATGTTCGAACAAATGGTTTAAAAAAAATCGATCTGATCAAGCTGGATGTCGAAGGATCTGAGACTGCGATCCTCGAAGGCGCCGAGGAAACAATACGCGAGCACAGGCCACAGTTGGCAATCTGTATTTATCACTCAGCGGCCGAGTTTGCCACGATCCCCGAACTTCTGCGTACCACGTTGCCCGGCTACAAGCATTATGTTGCCCATTATGGAAAAGAAATATTTGATGAAACAGTGTGGTATTCTATTCCCGAGGAGTGTGTGGAAAGCTAG
- a CDS encoding type III pantothenate kinase, which yields MALLLFDIGNTNIKLGLYRAESGLSSYVLPTPRSSTADQLGLDLAAILVREGVEPEALEAVLAVSVVPPVNPMLRQACNRFLGKTPLFVPEDVPVPLENRYERPEQVGADRLVAAYAARRCSSTHCLVSVDFGTATTFDVVRGSSYLGGLICPGVLSSARALAQDTAKLPQIDLEPASLKLTIGRSTVESLNQGLLFGFASMVEGILDRLEDHLGEPVTVVATGGFAAQLARVCPAIANVRPELLLEGLRLVYEESARARHARAKDREQTIIPQRRTT from the coding sequence ATGGCCCTTCTTCTCTTCGACATCGGCAACACCAACATCAAGCTCGGCCTCTACCGCGCCGAGTCCGGGCTTTCGTCCTACGTGCTGCCCACGCCGCGCTCCAGCACGGCCGACCAGCTGGGGCTGGACCTGGCCGCCATTCTGGTCCGCGAGGGCGTGGAGCCCGAGGCGCTGGAGGCCGTCCTGGCCGTGAGCGTGGTGCCCCCCGTGAACCCCATGCTCCGCCAGGCCTGCAACCGCTTCCTGGGCAAAACGCCGCTCTTCGTGCCCGAGGACGTCCCCGTGCCTCTGGAAAACCGCTACGAGCGCCCCGAGCAGGTGGGGGCCGACCGCCTCGTGGCCGCCTACGCGGCCAGGCGCTGCTCCTCCACCCACTGCCTCGTCTCGGTGGACTTCGGCACGGCCACCACCTTCGACGTGGTGCGCGGATCGAGCTACCTGGGCGGGCTCATCTGCCCCGGGGTGCTCTCCTCGGCGCGCGCCCTGGCCCAGGACACGGCCAAGCTCCCCCAGATCGACCTGGAACCGGCCTCGCTCAAGCTGACCATCGGGCGCTCCACGGTGGAGAGCCTCAACCAGGGGCTGCTTTTCGGCTTCGCCTCCATGGTGGAGGGCATCCTGGACCGCCTGGAAGACCACCTGGGCGAGCCCGTCACCGTGGTGGCCACGGGCGGATTCGCCGCGCAACTGGCGCGCGTCTGCCCCGCCATCGCAAACGTCAGGCCCGAACTTCTTCTCGAAGGCCTGAGACTCGTGTATGAGGAATCCGCGCGCGCCCGCCACGCCCGCGCGAAGGACCGTGAACAGACCATCATCCCCCAAAGGAGAACCACATGA
- a CDS encoding penicillin-binding protein 1A, with the protein MRKFILFFVLFMALCVVGAGVGLVGVYFWAASDLPGFKNLTEYRPPVVTTVTTHDGKVLGNLFAEKRFLASLSEMPPFLPKAFLAAEDSSFYQHEGVDPVAIFRAFVKNLQAGTSRQGGSTITQQIIKRLLLTPERSFKRKIKEAILAYRLERYLTKDEILTIYLNQIFFGSRAYGVESAARTFFGVHVKDLTLAQAAVLAGLPPAPSRYNPYKDPDAAKVRQKYVLGRMLELGWISQADHDKAVREPLVYKAMEEQSWGVGAYYLEEVRRWLVDHYGEDTVYTGGLKVVTGCDLFHQEQAEKALRGALVASSKRRGWRGPVESLPPNQWNDFLAQDVNMDQFKAGAWAKALVTEASPRGLTVRFGKSTGTIDAKFLGWTRNKGPRPGDVVFVSLAPEDPRNKGKAPSKTAPRAGEDLILQQEPDVQGGMVSMDPKSGAVLAVVGGFSFEKSQFNRATQALRQCGSTFKPIVYSAAIDEGMTPATRVMDSPFIYEDPVTHKIWKPENYEGGFQGEMSLRSALAKSRNLVTIRVAQQIGIQKVIQRAKDMGIESELGPYLPISLGAGAVHLINLCQAYTAFANGGESVKPRFVLSVTGPDGQELYKSEPERRQSMSPQTAFIMDAMLREVVRAGTAGKATVIGKPIAGKTGTTNDEQDAWFIGFTPYLLTGVYLGFDQVQSMGKGETGGTAALPAFIEYRMAVEPFYPTEEFPQPPGIAWASVDGVQMPFKEGQDRNAFAGIIGGDGNVNFSDPNAPLATGEDLLKQMY; encoded by the coding sequence ATGCGTAAATTCATTTTGTTTTTCGTGCTCTTCATGGCCTTGTGCGTGGTTGGCGCGGGCGTGGGCCTCGTGGGCGTCTACTTCTGGGCCGCCAGCGACCTGCCGGGCTTCAAGAACCTTACGGAGTACAGGCCGCCCGTGGTCACCACCGTGACCACCCACGACGGCAAGGTGCTGGGCAACCTCTTCGCGGAGAAGCGCTTCCTGGCCTCCCTCTCGGAGATGCCGCCCTTCCTGCCCAAGGCCTTCCTGGCCGCCGAAGACTCCTCTTTCTACCAGCACGAAGGCGTCGACCCCGTGGCCATCTTCCGCGCCTTCGTGAAGAACCTCCAGGCCGGAACCTCCCGGCAGGGCGGCTCCACCATCACCCAGCAGATCATCAAGCGCCTGCTGCTCACCCCCGAGCGCAGCTTCAAGCGCAAGATCAAGGAGGCCATCCTGGCCTACCGCCTGGAGCGCTACCTCACCAAGGACGAAATCCTCACCATCTATCTCAACCAGATCTTCTTCGGCTCGCGCGCCTACGGCGTGGAGAGCGCCGCGCGCACCTTCTTCGGCGTGCACGTGAAGGACCTCACCCTGGCCCAGGCCGCCGTGCTGGCGGGCCTGCCCCCGGCCCCCAGCCGCTACAACCCCTACAAGGATCCGGACGCCGCCAAGGTCCGCCAGAAGTACGTTCTCGGACGCATGCTGGAACTCGGCTGGATCTCCCAGGCCGACCACGACAAGGCCGTGCGCGAACCCCTGGTCTACAAGGCCATGGAGGAACAGAGCTGGGGCGTTGGAGCGTACTACCTGGAAGAGGTCCGCCGCTGGCTGGTGGACCACTACGGCGAGGACACGGTCTACACGGGCGGGCTCAAGGTGGTCACCGGATGCGACCTCTTCCATCAGGAGCAGGCCGAGAAGGCCCTGCGGGGCGCATTGGTGGCCTCCTCCAAGCGCCGGGGCTGGCGCGGCCCGGTGGAATCGCTGCCCCCCAACCAGTGGAACGACTTCCTGGCCCAGGACGTGAACATGGACCAGTTCAAGGCCGGGGCCTGGGCCAAGGCCCTGGTCACAGAGGCCTCCCCCAGGGGGCTCACCGTGCGCTTCGGCAAGTCCACCGGGACCATCGACGCCAAGTTCCTTGGCTGGACCCGCAACAAGGGGCCGCGCCCCGGCGACGTGGTCTTCGTCTCCCTGGCCCCCGAGGACCCGCGCAACAAGGGCAAGGCCCCCTCCAAGACCGCCCCCCGCGCCGGGGAGGACCTCATCCTCCAGCAGGAACCCGACGTGCAGGGCGGCATGGTCTCCATGGACCCCAAATCCGGCGCGGTGCTGGCCGTGGTGGGCGGCTTCTCCTTCGAGAAGAGCCAGTTCAACAGGGCCACCCAGGCCCTGCGTCAGTGCGGCTCCACCTTCAAGCCCATCGTCTACTCGGCGGCCATCGACGAAGGCATGACGCCCGCCACGCGCGTAATGGACAGCCCCTTCATCTACGAGGACCCCGTCACCCACAAGATCTGGAAGCCCGAGAACTACGAGGGCGGCTTCCAGGGCGAAATGAGCCTGCGCTCCGCCCTGGCCAAGTCGCGCAACCTCGTCACCATCCGCGTGGCCCAGCAGATCGGCATCCAGAAGGTGATCCAGCGCGCCAAGGACATGGGCATCGAGTCCGAGCTCGGCCCCTACCTGCCCATCTCGCTGGGCGCGGGCGCGGTGCACCTGATCAACCTCTGCCAGGCCTACACCGCCTTCGCCAACGGCGGCGAATCGGTGAAGCCGCGCTTCGTGCTCTCCGTCACCGGGCCTGACGGCCAGGAACTCTACAAATCCGAGCCGGAACGCCGCCAGTCCATGTCGCCCCAGACGGCCTTCATCATGGACGCCATGCTGCGCGAAGTGGTGCGCGCGGGCACCGCGGGCAAGGCCACGGTGATCGGCAAGCCCATCGCGGGCAAGACCGGCACCACCAACGACGAACAGGACGCCTGGTTCATCGGTTTCACGCCCTACCTGCTCACCGGCGTCTACCTGGGCTTCGACCAGGTGCAGTCCATGGGCAAGGGCGAGACCGGCGGCACGGCGGCCCTGCCCGCGTTCATCGAATACCGCATGGCCGTGGAGCCCTTCTACCCCACCGAGGAGTTCCCCCAGCCCCCGGGCATCGCCTGGGCCAGCGTGGACGGCGTGCAGATGCCCTTCAAGGAAGGGCAGGACCGCAACGCCTTCGCGGGCATCATCGGCGGCGACGGCAACGTCAACTTCTCCGACCCCAACGCCCCCCTGGCCACGGGCGAGGACCTGCTCAAACAGATGTACTAG